ggcggcgaatttgactgggggctacgagcatgggtacgcttctgcgaccaagagttttgagaatttgtgggaggatgctgagagcttgtgactacatttacagcatcagagggtggcaacagttgagcacttcggggagctagtttatctgcggcattgttaatagcctcaaacacttcaccaatttcatgtttaacaccaaaattttgttgctcaacgattggttttgtatgctcgggggcaaaatgcattaaagtaccaaatgctatcattttggccatagcctcaggggacagattattgtctttatctaaccaagttgaattattcatagcagaaactaaggcatacagatactgatcgagacggctagtaaacgcattaaacgattcaccaggctgcatggtggcattggcaattttcttgactaacctatatgggtcaaggtctcctttattaacaaagcgacggcgaaagaaatccttaaattcaggccaagactggaggctaacaatggctttctcatcaacaacaaaacgtgcatcacctttggttgtgtccacggctgaccgtgcaattgctaagtattcggcatcagtaggcttagaaaaacgtgcaactgtttttgcttcaaccttactaaaccatgattctaataaacgcgattccccagcaaaaagaggaatagccatttcctgagctgatctctggccattgggacgagcaactgttcccattgattctgaaggggtttcaacagtggtaggcattgtcacagccgtggaagtaatatttgaacgcagattataattaagtgcacctggcatcagaaatagtatacacaaaataaacacaaaaaaatatcaacttggctaaagtaaaaatggcagaaataaaattattaaattgggctaggcaagaaaataattaagaacaagcaaattgtaaactaaatttagcaatctttcattaaaaaaatgactggaattagatgtatgtaaattaattaaaccagactaagcacagcaattgagaataaaaactgggaaatgcaattgcaaaatttcattaaaaagattcaacacaacaagtggcaatgcaagaaatatggatgtagcacataaactggacacaggaatgtatataactcctatggtaaaagtttaaattaaaatgcttaaaggataaatttcaagttaggtctggagaaatataaaaaaaatttctatgttctattgtctatggaaatctcaaaaacaaatttcttttatgcaaaaataaactgctagaacaattatttcttacttctctcacctttgaattcagtaatggcactagtaacaattaatgaataatggaatcatatgcagggaatattgaaatgtctcagagaaactgtgggcctctggagtactaaaccggctccaatatttaacaagtcactgaatggttaattcacaggatattatgggaattattacataagtcactttttaacacttggcacgctgttctcaactagcaattacttatctcagggttgtaatttatgaggatcaccagtagccaaagaaggagaagcgtcgtgaagatcggaagaggcccatgtgaggcgtgtttacaaactggatgcgacggcagcgctcctggcggcggtggcgcgagactcagggaccccacactgttcaggctagaggcacgaagataaattctgacgacgacaatattgcgacgatggaataaccagttgatacttgcgacgatggctgacgacgattgcagtagcttgcaccctcacgaagcttgatactgtcagcttgggtggcggtggtggtggtgggtgcactaggtggttcccacgtggtggcgcgagattcaaaaatggctggcgcggaagcttccttcctcctcactgatgagtgagcgttctcacaggaaaatattgacccttacttctgaaacgttggcctggagtagtggttgatggcaggaccccggtctggcacaatatttgatgcgtgggtggcaggatggcggcttatggcggtggcggtggcggcggttttggctggaacacgaggcgatgctgggtactggaacttttgcttccagaaaaaaatttctggatcccactgctgctaccagtattcgtttgccttgttcgggttgaatgtagacacagtagtcgcttctgtatatatttattgagtgaggcaaacaggtgtataactggccagccgaggtccacctactctgggtctgtgaggataactgaggctgctgggagcatcgctgatgctcctctgtctggcatgacgtcagaggcctacttgcctgtgattggttacatttcaactgacagaattttgagtataacagaCACCGTCCCGTTCACTGTCCGGACACCGTCCCGTTCACTGTCCAGACACCGTCCCGTTCACTGTCCAGACACCGTCCCGTTCACTGTCCGGACACCGTCCCGTTCACTGTCCAGACACCGTCCCGTTCACTGTCCAGACACCGTCCCGTTCACTGTCCAGACACCGTCCCGTTCACTGTGTCTACCGTCCCGTTGAGGGTCGACCTCCTAACCTCACACAACCCACATAACCCACCCAAGCAACCCACATAACCTATTGAACCCATACATAAAAAATGTAGATAGTTGTGAGCCGGTGGTGTTGACATCAGCTGGCGTGTGAACCTTTGGTCACCGTAACGTAGAAACTGCGGCCTGCTACAGGAGAGGCCGGGATACATGGACAGCGAGGCCTAAGGCCTAGCCTAAGAACTGACTTTCTCCAGAATGCTACCTACAACAGTTGCCTGACTCCCAGGTGCTTGGTGAATAGAGCCATCGGGTGTAAGGGAACTGACCACTACACCACACGACACACGTTTGCAGCAACTGTGCTTGAGGACAGGTGTCTAGAAGTGCAGAGAGGGAGTCATCAGGAAGTGGGCGTGAGTACACTGTTGGTAGACTGGCAGGAGTGTGGGCGTAGACTGGCAGGAGTGTGGGCGTAGACTGGCAGGAGTGTGGGCGTAGACTGGTAGGAGAATGTGGGCGTAGACTGGTAGGAGAGTGTGGGCGTAGACTGGCAGGAGTGTGGGCGTAGACTGGTAGGAGAATGTGGGCGTAGACTGGTAGGAGAGTGTGGGCGTAGACTGGCAGGAGTGTGGGCGTAGACTGGTAGGAGAGTGTGGGCGTAGACTGGCAGGAGAGTGTGGGCGTAGACTGGCAGGAGTGTGGGCGTTGACTGGTAGGAGAATGTGGGCGTAGACTGGCAGGAGTGTGGGCGTAGACTGGTAGGAGAGTGTGGGCGTAGACTGGTAGGAGAGTGTGGGCGTAGACTGGCAGGAGAGTGTGGGCGTAGACTGGCAGGAGTGTGGGCGTTGACTGGTAGGAGAGTGTGGGCGTAGACTGGCAGGAGTGTGGGCGTAGACTGGCAGGAGTGTGGGCGTTGACTGGTAGGAGAGTGTGGGCGTAGACTGGCAGGAGTGTGGGCGTAGACTGGCAGGAGTGTGGGCGTAGACTGGTAGGAGAGTGTGGGCGTAGACTGGTAGGAGTGTGGGCGTAGACTGGTAGGAGAGTGTGGGCGTAGACTGGTAGGAGAGTGTAGGCGTAGACTGGTAGGAGAGTGTAGGCGTAGACTGGCAGGAGTGTGGGCGTAGACTGCAGGAGTGTGGGCGTAGACTGGCAGGAGTGTGGGCGTAGACTGGCAGGAGAGTGTGGGCGTAGATTGGCAGGAGTGTGGGCGTAGACTGGCAGGAGTGTGGGCGTAGACTGGCAGGAGTGTGGGCGTAGACTGGCAGGAGAGTGTGGGCGTAGACTGGCAGGAGAGTGTGGGCGTAGACTGGCAGGAGAGTGTGGGCGTAGACTGGCAGGAGAAAAGCTCAGTACCTCAGGCATTCATCCCTGTGGATGGATGCGCTGAAAACCTGGCCAGTGGCAGGGGCCTCTCCTATGGCTTTATGTTTGAGAAGGGGATTACTAACATCACGCAGGCCCCCCTCAAACCCCAGCAGGGGTTATACGTGCTGAAGCACCACCTCATTCCTAAAATGAACCACCGTCTGATTCTGGGTATGGTGTTTAAGACTCAGCTAGCGAGAATCAACCGGAGGATGAGGCAGGCTATTTGTAGCTGGCTCCGTCTACCGCATGACGCCTGGAATGCGTTCTTCTACACTGACTGGAAGGACGGTGATCTTGGGATGCCCGAATTTGCCTCGTCAATCCGGCTACATAAGAACAAGCGTTTCAGCAGTCTGTTGGAGTCGGCTGACCCAACGGTCCGGGCAGCGGCCCTTCTACCGGCTATCCAAGACAAGATGCGTCGGTGGATCGGCCCGGCCTCGATTGGGGGCGAGCCGGTAACCAACAGAGCTGAGTACTCTCGGACATGGCAGGAGCGGCTCTACCGCACGGCCGATGGTGCAGGATTAAGGTCCTCGTGCGAGGTTCCCTCGTGCTTGAGATGGATCTCGTCCGGCACCTGCCTTTTGAGCGGTGATGAGTTCGCTCACGCAGTCCAGGTGAGAGCTAACGCTTTGGCGAAGCCATCCAGGGCCGCTAGGGGACGCCCAGGTGCCAGTGGCATGTGTGATACATGCAGGAAACCTGGCACCCTTGGGCCAGGTTTGAGAGATATCTCACAAGCATGCCCGAGGACGCATGGAGCACGGGTGGTACGTCATGACGatatcacccggttcgtagctgGTCGATTGAGACAGCTCCCTCACCACCTCGTACATTGGTacgaggtggtgagggaggtccGGATACCCGATGGTGGGACCTTCTGCAAGCCGGACATCATTGCTAGCAAAAGTAACGAGGCCATAATTttagacacccaggtctcagTTGACGGCTTTCCACTCTCCCGGCCACACCAGAGCAAGTGTGACCGGTACGGCACCCCTGAGATCCTTCAGTGGGTTAGGGACTATACCAGTGCCAATGCAGTTTCTGCCTCCTCAATCACTTTGAATTGGAGAGGCAGGTTCTGCAGTGAGAGTGCCCATTTTCTTGAGAAGTTGGGCTTGACTAATGAGGACTTGGAGAGCTGTTTCGTCAAAGCCTTAACCTGGACGTACGCGATTTATCGTATGTGGTCCAAGAGCACGGGAAGGGGTTGATAATGATCACCCCTGGACAAGGGCATGGGTGGCCTTACCCTTGTGCCCCTAACAGGGTGAGTGGACTCTGGCTAGGGTGCCGGAGGTCATCTTGGGGTACCACTTCCCCAGTGGCTGTTTTGAAGATGGTGGGTGGCTTGACCGAACCCGTGAGAGGATAAGCTACGGCTGGAAGGACACATGCGTGCATGTTCCTTTTGCCTCTCCAGGGACTTGACTAGTTTAAGCCAGGCATGCCTTCCCCATGACTTTTATTTTCCATGCGCGCATGACATGTAAAGGCTGATCGTCTCATTTTGAGACGCAATTCATTCTCTTTGCTGGCATGCCCCTATTTTATTTTTCCTTAtgttatattttaatatatatcttTTTTTATATCTCCATGTATTTTTTCATTACATCGTAGGCCACATACAAGAATTTTAGTTCGTTTTTAGGTGTAATATGTTTTTAGGGTTACTGCTGCGGGGTCTATACAGCCCTGTGGCTGGGTCGCTGGGCTCCTTAGCCAGATCAACacccttgtccccccccccacgaagTGGCAAGGGAAGTTAAAGGGACAAaaatacagtccttgcaccactgcttttccttattctcatatcagatataggctCAAATgcaaggcacagcttcgtatcatcctttgcagatgacacaaaaatcagcatgaaaattgcctcggctgaagatattgaaaaactacaagcagatattaataaagttttcgactgggcaacagaaaataacatgatgtttaacagcgataaattccaagtactcagatacggtaaaaatgagaaccttaaacataatacagggtacaaaacgcaatcaaatttgcccatagtaggaaagcaacctgtaaaggatttgggaataatgatgtctgacgacctaaattttagggagcataaccatgcagatattgcggcagccagaaaaatgataagatGGATTGCGAGAACTTTCATAttgagggatcccatcacaatggttgtactcttcaaatcacttgtgctgtcctgtcACTTGtgctgagtactgctcagtactcacttcccccttcagagcaggagagattgccgaaatagagggaatacagagaacatatacgggacacatagacgagataaagcatctaaattattgagatcgtctcaaagctctccaaatgtactcactagaaagacgacgagagagataccaaataatatacacatggaaaatactggagggacaggtccctaatctacacagtaaaataacaacatactggagtgaacgatatagaaaaaaatgcagaatagaactagtgaagagcagaggtgccataggcaccatcagagaacactgtataaacatcagaggtccgcggttgttcaacgtcctcccagcgagtataagaaatattgccggaacaaccgtggacatcttcaagaggaaactagagtgtttcctccaagaagtgccggaccaaccgggctgtagtgggtatgtgggtctgcgggctgctccaagcaacagcctggtggaccaaactctcacaagtcaagcctggcctcgggccgggcttggggagtagaagaactcccagaaccccatcaaccaggtaaccaggagaGTGTGGGCGTAGACTGGCAGGAGAGTGGACGTGCAGGTGCGGGCGTGCAGGTGCGGGCGTGCAGGTGCGGGCGTGCAGGTGCGGCGTGCAGGTGCGGGCGTGCAGGTGCGGGCGTGCAGGTGCGGGCGTGCAGGTGCGGCGTGCAGGTGCGGGCGTGCAGGTGCGGGCGTGCAGGTGCGGCGTGCAGGTGCGGGCGTGCAGGTGCGGGCGTGCAGGTGCGGGCGTGCAGGTGCGGCGTGCAGGTGCGGGCGTGCAGGGCTAACACGGCCAAGATCATACCCTATAAGGCAGTGCATTTGCACTGGCTACTTTCACCGCGGCCGCCCGTGGTGTACCAGAGTGTACCGGGCCTCCTCTACCCCAGCTGGCCTTGGTGTACCGGGTACCACAGCTGGCCTTGGTGTACCGGGTACCCCACCGTGGTGTATAGTGCTTCTGGTACACCTGGCCGAGGTAGTGTACCGGGGTACAGTACACCTGGCCGAGGCTGTGTATCGGGGTGTAGACATTATCAACCTGCATTTCTCTAGGCGGTTCGGGTCGGGCAAGTGAGCGCTCTACGCGGCCTGGTCGACCCAACGACCAGCTTGGCTCCTGGCGGCCTGGTCGACCCAACGACCAGCTTGGCTCCTGGCGGCCTGGTCGACCCGACGACCAGTCTGGCTCCTGGCGGCCTGGTCGACCCAACGACCAGCTTGGCTCCTGGCGGCCAGGTCGACCCAACGACCAGCTTGGCTCCTGGCGGCCTGGTCGACCCGACGACCAGTCTGGCTCCTGGCGGCCTGGTCGACCCAACGACCAGCTTGGCTCCTGGCGGCCTGGTCGACCCGACGACCAGCCTGGCTCCtggcggcctggtcgacgaccaccaGCTGCGGCGGTGATCCACGTGGTCAGAAGCCGCCGCCGAGTGGCCACGCCACACGGCTCTGGCCACTACCGGGAAAATCTTACCGGTTATTGTTTTGTCCACAAGGTCGAGTTTATTGGGCATGTGTCCGGTGATACTGGGTCTGGTCTCCTGGGTGTCTCGTGGCACGCTGGGCATGTGTCCGGTGATACTGGGTCTGGTCTCCTGGGTGTCTCGTGGCACGCTGGGCATGTGTCCGGTGATACTGGGCCTGGTCTCCTGGGTGTCTCGTGGCACGCTGGGCATGTGTCCGGTGATACTGGGTCTGGTCTCCTGGGTGTCTCGTGGCACGCTGGGCATGTGTCCGGTGATACTGGGTCTGGTCTCCTGGGTGTCTCGTGGCACGCTGGGCATGTGTCCGGTGATA
The sequence above is drawn from the Procambarus clarkii isolate CNS0578487 unplaced genomic scaffold, FALCON_Pclarkii_2.0 HiC_scaffold_1164, whole genome shotgun sequence genome and encodes:
- the LOC123769578 gene encoding anti-sigma-I factor RsgI2-like, whose product is MSGLQKVPPSGIRTSLTTSYQFYAHTLLPVYAHTLLPVYAHTLLPVYAHTPASLRPHSCQSTPTLLPIYAHTLLPVYAHTPASLRPHSCSLRPHSCQSTPTLSYQSTPTLSYQSTPTLSYQSTPTLLPVYAHTLLPVYAHTPASLRPHSCQSTPTLSYQSTPTLLPVYAHTPASLRPHSPTSQRPHSCQSTPTLSCQSTPTLSYQSTPTLSYQSTPTLLPVYAHILLPVNAHTPASLRPHSPASLRPHSPTSLRPHSCQSTPTLSYQSTPTFSYQSTPTLLPVYAHTLLPVYAHILLPVYAHTPASLRPHSCQSTPTLLPVYQQCTHAHFLMTPSLHF
- the LOC138362084 gene encoding uncharacterized protein, which encodes MPSVPRDTQETRPSITGHMPSVPRDTQETRPSITGHMPSVPRDTQETRPSITGHMPSVPRDTQETRPSITGHMPSVPRDTQETRPSITGHMPSVPRDTQETRPSITGHMPSVPRDTQETRPSITGHMPSVPRDTQETRPSITGHMPSVPRDTQETRPSITGHMPSVPRDTQETRPSITGHMPNKLDLVDKTITGKIFPVVARAVWRGHSAAASDHVDHRRSWWSSTRPPGARLVVGSTRPPGAKLVVGSTRPPGARLVVGSTRPPGAKLVVGSTWPPGAKLVVGSTRPPGARLVVGSTRPPGAKLVVGSTRPPGAKLVVGSTRPRRALTCPTRTA